GCTGCCGCACGTCCAGGCCGCACAGCTCCGCGATCCGGACGGGAGAGCGATCCAAGCGGTAGGCCGTGCGGAGCAGGAAGCCCGGCAGGGACTCGCCTTCCAACGGCTCGAGATTTCGCGGCAGCTGTCGGGGTGTCATGCTGCTGCTCTCCCCTTTCCGAAACGCCCAGGGCCGACAAGGTGCCGTCCGTTCGGACCTCCGCGACAACGGCGCCACAAGTCAGCCGAGATTCGGAGCACTTCCCTTCTCTCGCGACCAACGGCAGCGCGTGGCGGCTCACGAAAGGGCCGGAGGCATTTCTGTCACCGCACGGATCCCAGCAGCCGCACAGTCAACCAGCACGCCACCACTGACCGGTCAGCTCCGCCCACAACATCACTCGTATGCGTGACACGCGAACGGATGACCGACTTCAGCGAGGGCAGACACCGTACCGTCGTCGCACTCTTGAGATTCGGATCACGAGGCAGAAAAGGTCAAAGGATTCGCGAGTGAACTCGACTGATTTTACGCGACGTTGGCGCTCCGGAGCGGCCACGCCCTCGGACCCTGCATGGTCGGATGCGTGTCATCTCGAAGATCTTGCGCTTCTGTACACCGGGTTCACGGACTACACGCAGGCCTTGGATCTCGACGAGCAATGGCCCCTGCGCTGGAGCAGCACGTGGAAGTTCAGCCAGACTCCGATCACCATCTCGGTGCGTGACATGGACAAGGTGGATTTACGGCGAACCGTCCCGGTCCGCCGCTTCACGTGGCGTACGGACCAGTTCCACCGCCCGGGCCTCGAGTACCTGATGGCGACGGATCGGCACCATGGCTTCGAGAGCCACGAGGAGGAACGACTGCTGCTGGTCGCCGACTTCGCCGCCGGTCTGATGGAGGCCCTGTGTCAGCCGTTCCGGCTGCGGTTCCTCTCCGGCGGCAAGACGATCGGGCACACCCCGGACTTCCTGCTGGTCACGGATTCCGGGCTCTTCTTGATCGACGTGCGTCCGGCCGATCGGATCAAGCCGGAGGATGCGCTGAAGTTCGCCGCCACGGCGGAGGCCGCGCTGTCGGCGGGGTGGCAGTACGGCGTCGTGGCGGGGTGGCGCCAGCATGTGTGGACGAACGTGGACGCGCTCTCCGCGGAGCGACGTCCGCTGCCTGATGTGCTGGGAATTCAGGGCCAGTTACGGGAGGCGGCAGCACATGGCCCGTTGCCGTTCGGCGAGCTGGTGGAGCGCTGCCCAATCCCGGCGATCGGCCGGGCTCATGCGATCCACCTGCTGTGGCACCGCCACCTCGGTGTGGATCTCTCCGGGCCGTTCGGGGACGCGAGCCTGGTCCGCCTGGCTCCCCAGCAGCATCACCGGGAGCTGTCACGGTGAGCACCGCAGTAGATCCCATGTGGAACCTGGAGCCAGGCGCCGAGCTGATCATCAGCGGCAGCCCCTGGCGGATCCAGTCCTGCCTGCCCCACCTCGGCCGGGTCACGCTCGTCGACGACGACGGCGAAACGTGGAAGACCTCGCTGAGCGAACTGATCCATCGCCCGGACTGCCGCCCCTCCACCCGGACTCGCACGGACCTGCCAGCCGCGGACCGGGGCCGACAGCCAAAGGCGATGGACGACCTGGAGGAGCACGAACGCACGATCGTCATGCTCCGCATGGAGCACCTGTGGGAGGTCGAGACTGGATTTCGCAGTGGCGATCCACTCGACGCGCTGCCGCATGAACCGCGGCCGCAGTACGACCCGGACACCACGACGCTGACCCAGCGCCGACTCGCGAAAGTAGCGGAACTGCGGAAAGCCGCGGCCGAAGCGCCCGCGCAGGCGAAGGCCAACGGGCTGCACCGAGCAAGTCTGCGCACGCTGGTCCGTTGGGACACCGCACGGGCGAAGTACGGTCCGATCGGCGTCGCGGACGATCGATGGCTGCGGGAAGCCAGCGGGCACACGATCTCCCCCGAACTGCGCGAGGCCCTGTTTGCGGTGTACGCCGAGGCATCGGATCGTCGCTCGAAGCTGACCATGCGAGACAAAGAGCGTCTTATCCACCAGTACGTGCGCGAAGTGTTCGGCTCCGCGGATGCCGAACCCACTGACAGTGAAGCCACCGACCTTGAATCCGCTGAAAAACCGAGCGTGAAGATCCCTAACTACGACACCCTGCGCGCCATCTGGAAGGAGTGGTTCGGATCCAACGGAGCGCGGCAGCGTTACGCACGCTCGGCGGCGAAGGCGAAGCAGTACGCGACCGGCCGGCACATCGTGGTGCACCGGCCCGGCCAGGTGGTGGCGCTGGACAGCACAGTGTTGCCGGTGAAGGTGCTGGACAACGTGTTCGGCGACCCGGTGTCCGTATATCTGACGCTAGCCGTGGACGTCTACACCCGCTCGATCGTCGCGTTCCGGCTCAGCCTCGTCTCCGACAAGTCGATCGACGTGGCGATGGTGCTGCGGGACATGATGATGCCGCTGCCGATGCGCCCGGGCTGGGGGAAGGCCGTGGAGTGGGCCTACCCCGGCGTCCCCAACACCGTGGTCGCGGAGTTCGCCGGCTACGAGGTCGCCGGACTGCCATTCTTCCCACCCGAGACGGTCACCACCGACCACGGCTCCGCCTACCGCAACCACCACCTCGTCGAAGTGCAGCGGGTCATTAAGGCAAACATCAAACCCAGCCGCGTACTGCGCCCTACCGACAAGCACTCCGTGGAACGGACATTCGGCGCCATCAGGTCACTGCTGTTCACCCTCCTGCTCGGCTACCAGGGCACGGACGTCGCCGACCGAGGCGTGGACCCGGAGGCCGACGCCTGCCTGACCGTGACGGAGATGGAACACCTGATCGCCACGTGGGTTGTCGAGACCTGGCAGAACCGGCGCTTCGGCTCGTACGCCCCGAGCTGGGACCCGCGCGGCGACCACAGCCCCAACACTCTGTTCGCGGCGGCGATGTCCCAGGGCGGATTCGCCCTGCGGATTCCGCCCGCCGAGCTCTACTACCAGCTCCTGCCGCGCCACAAGGTCATGATCCACGGAAAGCGAGGCGTGAAGATCAAGAACCTCTGGTACGACGGCGAGGCCCTCGATCCCTACCGCGGAGAGCTCTCCCGCCGCGGCGGGAAGAACAAGAACAAGTACGTCATCCACCGCGACCCCCGCGATCCGTGTTTCGTGTTCTTCCAGGACCCGAATACGCACGACTGGCACACGCTGCGCTGGACGGGCCTGCCCGAGGAAGGCGAGGTGCCCGCGTTCAGTGATGCCCGCGTGCGTGAAGCCATGCGGGAACTGCGCAAGAGAGGTCTTGCCCCAAAGGCGGACACCGAACTCCTCCCGGCACTCCTTGAGTTGATCGGCGGCAACATCCCGGTCGAAAAGTGGCCCACTCAGCTCTCCAAGCGGCAGCGTACCGAGCATGCACGCGAAGTCGCCCAGGCGGCCGCGGCGGCCGCCGACCGTCCCACAAGCGCGGTCAGGAAGGAGCCGCCAGCACAGACCGCCTCTGTTCCCGCAACGCGGGCAGGCTCCGCTGGCGGCAAGGTCGTGCCCCTGCGTCCGAAGGACCGGGCTCAGCAAGTACACGATGCAGTGAACAGCGAACGCCGGCGCCGCCGTGAAGCCGCGGTCCCCAGCCAGCTGTCCGCACCCCCCGATCTTTCCGAACGGCTGCGCGCTTCGAGCCTGCTGGCGCTGCCGGATGACGAATTCGACGATGACGACGCCATCAACGCGGCCAGCGAGGCCGAGGAAGAGGCCGGTCAGTGACCTCGAAGCAGAACCTGCTGTCGTTCCTCCCCGGCCCGGCGGTGGACCGCACCACCTTCGAGGGCTGGAACCGATGGTGCGAGACCCGCGCAGCCTTTGTCCCCGCGCCGATCCTCACAGCTGAGGAGTACGACCGCCTGTCGCCGCGCCGGCAGCGCATCCACGACCTGCACCGCCTCGCGACGCACAGCTCGCTGCCGATCCAGGCCACTCCTATGAGCGAACGCGTCGCCCACGCGGTGCTTGCCCGCGTCGAGGACGGCGCCTTCAGCCACAAGGCCGGGACCCGCGGCGGCATCATGGTCAACGGCGACGGCGCCCAGGGCAAGACCGAGACGATCTGCGAGGCCCTGGCCTGCTTCCAGGAGGAGTGGCTGGCCCTCCACAACTACGCTAACCCCGACGCCATGCCCGGCACCCGCGACCTGGTCGCCCCCGTCGCCTACGTACGCTGTCCGGTCAAGGCCACGCCCATCTCCACCTGCCAGCGGATCCTCGACTTCTACGGCGAGGACTACAAGGGCATGCGCCTGGAAGACCTCGTACGCACCGTCAAGACCGCGGTCGTCGAGCACGCCACCAAGGCCCTCGTAATCGACGACATCACCCGCCTCAAGCTCCACCGCGAAGCCGACCAGGACGTCCTCGACCTGCTCCGCGAAATGATGAGCATGCCCGTCACGCTCATCCTCGTCGGCGTCGGCATCCCCAACTCGGGCCTGCTCCGCGAAGGCCGCCGCGACCCCAAGACCCAGGAGTGGATCTACGAGCCGGTCAAGGACCGCGGCCGCAGCCCCAACGACCACGCCGCCAGCCAGCACGAACGCCGCTTCCAGGTCGTCGACCTCGGCCCCTTCAGGTACGCCACACCTACGCAGATGGAGGCCTGGATGGTCCATCTCCGGCGCCTGGAAGGCGAGTTGCGGCTGCTGACCAGCACAGTCGGCATGCTTACCGAGGGTGACATGCCCGAGTACTTGTTCAACCGCACCAAGGGCGTGGTCGGCATCTTGGAGAAGCTCATCCAGCACGGCTGCCGCCGCGCCATGGAGGACAAGAGCGAACGCCTGACGAAGGAGCTGCTCAACCAATTCACCGTCACCCCCGACGACATGCCCGACCTCGACGCGGCATCCGGCGAGCAGCCCCACATCCCGCCCCACGAACCGACGCAGAAGAAGAAGTCGCCGGGCCGCAACACCGTATTCGACGACGACGGCCCGGCCGAGGCCGACGCCGGATGACAAAGACACAGAGCCGGCCTGTGGCCCGCAGCCTGGTGCCGCTGCCGGAGGCCGAACCGGGCCACCTCCGCTACCGTGCACAACAGATTCTCGTCCATTGACCACACATCCACTGGCCCGGAGCCTCGCCCCGCTGTCGGAAGAGTCTCTACCAGGGCTGATCCTTCGCCTGGCCTACCGACTGGATCGCTCGCCAGCCAGGATCGCCGCGCTGTGCGGACTGAGCCGTCACCAAAACCGGCTACCAGCCGAGTACTTGATCTCCGTGCCCGCTGAGTCCGCCAAGGCTCTCAAGGCAGCTGCATCTCTGCGCGAGGGCGAAGCCGACGCTCTCACCCTGTCAGCCATGGCCGCCTCCTACCCGCCACTGGCCACGATGCGTCTGGGTGGTAGTCGCAATATGGCCTCTGCCCGACGCACCTGGGCCTTCAGCCTGTCCAGCCGCTACTGTCCGAACTGCCTCGCCGGGGACGGGAGCCCGATCCAGAATGAGTATGGCGGCCCATGGAGACTGCGCTGGCATATCCCGATCTCCTTCGCGTGCACTACCCACAACCGCTTCCTGGAGCGTGGATGTCCGCAGTGCGGAGGGCATCCGAACCAGCCCTCGAACACCGAGCGACAAGGGCTCATCACACAGAGCACGATCGGTGGACTACACCCGGCGCAGTGTCGCCATCACCTCGCATCCGGCCCAGCCAGTGCGAGCATCCGGACACGGCTGTGTGCAGCGCGACTCAACCAGGGGGCCTCTGTACCCGAACGACCGGACAGCGACCTTGTCACCATGCTCGCACTGCAGCGACGCGTCGACCGGCATCTCACTCCCACCAAGCCCTCACCCGCAGCCAACGCAAGCTACTCAAACCTAGAGCAGCACTTCTTTTCCGACCTCATCGCCGCCGCTCAACTCATCCGGCTCAGCTGGCCCGACAGTGCATGCTTCGCCCCATCCAGCACCGTCGCCGACCTGATTGCCCACCACGTGGCCACCTGGACCGCCCTCCGCGAAAACCGCAGCCCCGGCAGGCGCGTCCGCGATGCATGGGCCGCTCCCCAATGCCCGGCCGAGTGCGGAGCACTGTTGCTCGCGGCGGACACCCTGCTCGGCGACCGAGGCCAGGACGGTCCGGCCCTTCGCGAGCGGATCCAGCCGCTCGCCACCGCCGCCTTCACGCGCAACGAGGCCAACACCGGCGCCACCTTCCGGCGCATGGACGTCTCCTCAGACCTGGCAAGGGCCCTGGCGCAGCGATCCCTCGGCTTCAACCGCGCCGGCGGCCATCACCACGCCAAACAACACGTTCCCTCGCGTCAGTCCCATTTCGGGATCGAGCATGTGCCAGCTCTCTTGCCCGAGTCCTGGATCGGCGCGCACTTCAGCGATCTGACGTCCCTGTGGGATCCCAGGGACGTCTGGAGACCACGCCATCTACGCCGAGTAGCTTCCCTCAAGCTCGTCGAATTGGCCGGCGGCGGCACCTGGCCACAATGTGCCGTAATCCTGGGAATACCGCGCGTCACCGCCCAACGTAGCCTGACCGTACTCAAGCGAAGCCTGCTACCCGGCGGCCTATGGCCACTGCTCGACACGGCGGTCGAGACCGTCGCGCAGGGATTGGACGCCGATCCACTACGCATGGATTTCGCTGCGCGTCGCCGAACGCTGAGTACCTGGCAGATCCCTGTCGAGGACCTGGCTGCACTCACGACAGGCCTGGTCAGTCTCGCCAACGCGGAGTCCCCTTTGACCCGGGCTGCGGCAACCGCAATCGTGTGGGCTCGCGTCACCCAGGGCGACCATCTGCACAGCCCGCCGGTCGAAGTACTCCGCGAAGCGCAGCAGAGTACCAAGCCCTTGGTCTCCGCCATCGGACAGCTGCAGACACCCGGCAATCGCAGAGGAGCCAGACTCGTCTTCCTTCAACGCATCAACGAATACGCCGATGGCCTCGCCCAAACTCTCAATTAGGCAAAGCCGATCATCGAAAAATACAAGCCCGAAGAAGGCATCATCGTCATCTCCGGCCTGGCGCCCGTTTCAGACGTCACAGAGCGCACAGTAGACGCATCGCTGAATGCATGAACTGATCGATGTTCTCGGGAGGCACCGGAGCGCGTACGGGCG
The genomic region above belongs to Streptomyces sp. CG1 and contains:
- a CDS encoding TnsA-like heteromeric transposase endonuclease subunit, yielding MRDTRTDDRLQRGQTPYRRRTLEIRITRQKRSKDSRVNSTDFTRRWRSGAATPSDPAWSDACHLEDLALLYTGFTDYTQALDLDEQWPLRWSSTWKFSQTPITISVRDMDKVDLRRTVPVRRFTWRTDQFHRPGLEYLMATDRHHGFESHEEERLLLVADFAAGLMEALCQPFRLRFLSGGKTIGHTPDFLLVTDSGLFLIDVRPADRIKPEDALKFAATAEAALSAGWQYGVVAGWRQHVWTNVDALSAERRPLPDVLGIQGQLREAAAHGPLPFGELVERCPIPAIGRAHAIHLLWHRHLGVDLSGPFGDASLVRLAPQQHHRELSR
- a CDS encoding transposase gives rise to the protein MDDLEEHERTIVMLRMEHLWEVETGFRSGDPLDALPHEPRPQYDPDTTTLTQRRLAKVAELRKAAAEAPAQAKANGLHRASLRTLVRWDTARAKYGPIGVADDRWLREASGHTISPELREALFAVYAEASDRRSKLTMRDKERLIHQYVREVFGSADAEPTDSEATDLESAEKPSVKIPNYDTLRAIWKEWFGSNGARQRYARSAAKAKQYATGRHIVVHRPGQVVALDSTVLPVKVLDNVFGDPVSVYLTLAVDVYTRSIVAFRLSLVSDKSIDVAMVLRDMMMPLPMRPGWGKAVEWAYPGVPNTVVAEFAGYEVAGLPFFPPETVTTDHGSAYRNHHLVEVQRVIKANIKPSRVLRPTDKHSVERTFGAIRSLLFTLLLGYQGTDVADRGVDPEADACLTVTEMEHLIATWVVETWQNRRFGSYAPSWDPRGDHSPNTLFAAAMSQGGFALRIPPAELYYQLLPRHKVMIHGKRGVKIKNLWYDGEALDPYRGELSRRGGKNKNKYVIHRDPRDPCFVFFQDPNTHDWHTLRWTGLPEEGEVPAFSDARVREAMRELRKRGLAPKADTELLPALLELIGGNIPVEKWPTQLSKRQRTEHAREVAQAAAAAADRPTSAVRKEPPAQTASVPATRAGSAGGKVVPLRPKDRAQQVHDAVNSERRRRREAAVPSQLSAPPDLSERLRASSLLALPDDEFDDDDAINAASEAEEEAGQ
- a CDS encoding AAA family ATPase, with the translated sequence MTSKQNLLSFLPGPAVDRTTFEGWNRWCETRAAFVPAPILTAEEYDRLSPRRQRIHDLHRLATHSSLPIQATPMSERVAHAVLARVEDGAFSHKAGTRGGIMVNGDGAQGKTETICEALACFQEEWLALHNYANPDAMPGTRDLVAPVAYVRCPVKATPISTCQRILDFYGEDYKGMRLEDLVRTVKTAVVEHATKALVIDDITRLKLHREADQDVLDLLREMMSMPVTLILVGVGIPNSGLLREGRRDPKTQEWIYEPVKDRGRSPNDHAASQHERRFQVVDLGPFRYATPTQMEAWMVHLRRLEGELRLLTSTVGMLTEGDMPEYLFNRTKGVVGILEKLIQHGCRRAMEDKSERLTKELLNQFTVTPDDMPDLDAASGEQPHIPPHEPTQKKKSPGRNTVFDDDGPAEADAG